Proteins found in one Lycium ferocissimum isolate CSIRO_LF1 chromosome 6, AGI_CSIRO_Lferr_CH_V1, whole genome shotgun sequence genomic segment:
- the LOC132058917 gene encoding uncharacterized protein LOC132058917 isoform X6 produces MQICSVVPEEDRMTQCSLNFRSKMSTTPSPNRLVVSLSNSLQAHNLVAFDLFGSASGIDPSMQQLFGTRAFGFWSNLIRIINCNFFLMFKVSRRFHASNCEALIGEPKRISTSPSSQQMDSC; encoded by the exons ATGCAAATCTGCTCTGTGGTGCCGGAAGAAGACAGGATGACTCAGTGTTCTCTCAATTTTCGTTC GAAAATGTCGACTACTCCATCTCCTAACAGGCTGGTGGTAAGCCTGAGTAACTCA CTTCAAGCCCATAATTTAGTAGCCTTTGACCTGTTTGGCTCTGCATCCGGAATTGATCCTTCTATGCAACAATTGTTTGGAACTAGAGCATTTGGATTTTGGAGCAACCTCATTAGAATCATTAATTGCAACTTCTTTTTGATGTTCAAAGTCTCTCGGCG ATTTCATGCATCAAATTGTGAAGCCTTAATTGGAGAACCCAAAAG GATTTCAACTTCACCGTCAAGTCAGCAAATGGATTCATGTTAG
- the LOC132058917 gene encoding uncharacterized protein LOC132058917 isoform X1, with translation MQICSVVPEEDRMTQCSLNFRSKMSTTPSPNRLVLQAHNLVAFDLFGSASGIDPSMQQLFGTRAFGFWSNLIRIINCNFFLMFKVSRRFHASNCEALIGEPKSGRFSMCICKTLYLRAMVNTIKDINSCYTHVTSLTKQSRLERVGIQRN, from the exons ATGCAAATCTGCTCTGTGGTGCCGGAAGAAGACAGGATGACTCAGTGTTCTCTCAATTTTCGTTC GAAAATGTCGACTACTCCATCTCCTAACAGGCTGGTG CTTCAAGCCCATAATTTAGTAGCCTTTGACCTGTTTGGCTCTGCATCCGGAATTGATCCTTCTATGCAACAATTGTTTGGAACTAGAGCATTTGGATTTTGGAGCAACCTCATTAGAATCATTAATTGCAACTTCTTTTTGATGTTCAAAGTCTCTCGGCG ATTTCATGCATCAAATTGTGAAGCCTTAATTGGAGAACCCAAAAG TGGAAGATTTTCGATGTGTATATGCAAGACATTGTACCTTAGAGCTATGGTGAACACAATTAAGGATATCAATAGCTGCTACACTCATG TAACCAGCTTGACCAAACAATCCCGCTTGGAACGAGTTGGGATTCAGAGGAattga
- the LOC132058917 gene encoding uncharacterized protein LOC132058917 isoform X3, with amino-acid sequence MQLLSPLLCIHSLNKTQWVEPTESFQDMPLYRLQAHNLVAFDLFGSASGIDPSMQQLFGTRAFGFWSNLIRIINCNFFLMFKVSRRFHASNCEALIGEPKSGRFSMCICKTLYLRAMVNTIKDINSCYTHVTSLTKQSRLERVGIQRN; translated from the exons ATGCAACTGCTATCACCACTATTGTGCATACATAGTTTGAACAAAACACAATGGGTTGAACCCACAGAATCGTTCCAAGATATGCCTCTATACAGA CTTCAAGCCCATAATTTAGTAGCCTTTGACCTGTTTGGCTCTGCATCCGGAATTGATCCTTCTATGCAACAATTGTTTGGAACTAGAGCATTTGGATTTTGGAGCAACCTCATTAGAATCATTAATTGCAACTTCTTTTTGATGTTCAAAGTCTCTCGGCG ATTTCATGCATCAAATTGTGAAGCCTTAATTGGAGAACCCAAAAG TGGAAGATTTTCGATGTGTATATGCAAGACATTGTACCTTAGAGCTATGGTGAACACAATTAAGGATATCAATAGCTGCTACACTCATG TAACCAGCTTGACCAAACAATCCCGCTTGGAACGAGTTGGGATTCAGAGGAattga
- the LOC132058917 gene encoding uncharacterized protein LOC132058917 isoform X2 has product MQLLSPLLCIHSLNKTQWVEPTESFQDMPLYRVLQAHNLVAFDLFGSASGIDPSMQQLFGTRAFGFWSNLIRIINCNFFLMFKVSRRFHASNCEALIGEPKSGRFSMCICKTLYLRAMVNTIKDINSCYTHVTSLTKQSRLERVGIQRN; this is encoded by the exons ATGCAACTGCTATCACCACTATTGTGCATACATAGTTTGAACAAAACACAATGGGTTGAACCCACAGAATCGTTCCAAGATATGCCTCTATACAGAGTA CTTCAAGCCCATAATTTAGTAGCCTTTGACCTGTTTGGCTCTGCATCCGGAATTGATCCTTCTATGCAACAATTGTTTGGAACTAGAGCATTTGGATTTTGGAGCAACCTCATTAGAATCATTAATTGCAACTTCTTTTTGATGTTCAAAGTCTCTCGGCG ATTTCATGCATCAAATTGTGAAGCCTTAATTGGAGAACCCAAAAG TGGAAGATTTTCGATGTGTATATGCAAGACATTGTACCTTAGAGCTATGGTGAACACAATTAAGGATATCAATAGCTGCTACACTCATG TAACCAGCTTGACCAAACAATCCCGCTTGGAACGAGTTGGGATTCAGAGGAattga
- the LOC132058917 gene encoding uncharacterized protein LOC132058917 isoform X5 produces MSTTPSPNRLVLQAHNLVAFDLFGSASGIDPSMQQLFGTRAFGFWSNLIRIINCNFFLMFKVSRRFHASNCEALIGEPKSGRFSMCICKTLYLRAMVNTIKDINSCYTHVTSLTKQSRLERVGIQRN; encoded by the exons ATGTCGACTACTCCATCTCCTAACAGGCTGGTG CTTCAAGCCCATAATTTAGTAGCCTTTGACCTGTTTGGCTCTGCATCCGGAATTGATCCTTCTATGCAACAATTGTTTGGAACTAGAGCATTTGGATTTTGGAGCAACCTCATTAGAATCATTAATTGCAACTTCTTTTTGATGTTCAAAGTCTCTCGGCG ATTTCATGCATCAAATTGTGAAGCCTTAATTGGAGAACCCAAAAG TGGAAGATTTTCGATGTGTATATGCAAGACATTGTACCTTAGAGCTATGGTGAACACAATTAAGGATATCAATAGCTGCTACACTCATG TAACCAGCTTGACCAAACAATCCCGCTTGGAACGAGTTGGGATTCAGAGGAattga
- the LOC132058917 gene encoding uncharacterized protein LOC132058917 isoform X4, with protein MSTTPSPNRLVVSLSNSLQAHNLVAFDLFGSASGIDPSMQQLFGTRAFGFWSNLIRIINCNFFLMFKVSRRFHASNCEALIGEPKSGRFSMCICKTLYLRAMVNTIKDINSCYTHVTSLTKQSRLERVGIQRN; from the exons ATGTCGACTACTCCATCTCCTAACAGGCTGGTGGTAAGCCTGAGTAACTCA CTTCAAGCCCATAATTTAGTAGCCTTTGACCTGTTTGGCTCTGCATCCGGAATTGATCCTTCTATGCAACAATTGTTTGGAACTAGAGCATTTGGATTTTGGAGCAACCTCATTAGAATCATTAATTGCAACTTCTTTTTGATGTTCAAAGTCTCTCGGCG ATTTCATGCATCAAATTGTGAAGCCTTAATTGGAGAACCCAAAAG TGGAAGATTTTCGATGTGTATATGCAAGACATTGTACCTTAGAGCTATGGTGAACACAATTAAGGATATCAATAGCTGCTACACTCATG TAACCAGCTTGACCAAACAATCCCGCTTGGAACGAGTTGGGATTCAGAGGAattga